In a genomic window of Xylophilus rhododendri:
- a CDS encoding YebC/PmpR family DNA-binding transcriptional regulator, with product MAGHSKWANIQHRKGRQDEKRGKVWTRVIREIMVAARTGGGDLNANPRLRLAVDKAKAANMPADTIKRNIDKATGNLEGVSYEEIRYEGYGIGGAAIIVDTMTDNRVRTVAEVRHAFSKYGGNMGTEGSVAFQFKHVGQLLFAPGTEEDKLMEAALEAGADDVLSHEDGSIEVLTPPHDFESVRDALAQAGFNAEIAEVTMRAENTVDVAGEDAAKMQKLLDVLEDLDDVQEVFHNAALSE from the coding sequence ATGGCTGGACACAGCAAATGGGCCAATATTCAGCACCGCAAGGGCCGGCAGGACGAAAAGCGCGGCAAGGTGTGGACCCGCGTCATCCGTGAAATCATGGTCGCGGCGCGCACCGGCGGCGGCGACCTCAATGCCAACCCGCGCCTGCGCCTGGCGGTGGACAAGGCCAAGGCGGCCAACATGCCCGCCGACACCATCAAGCGCAACATCGACAAGGCCACCGGCAACCTCGAAGGCGTGAGCTACGAGGAAATCCGCTACGAGGGCTATGGCATCGGCGGCGCGGCCATCATCGTCGACACCATGACCGACAACCGCGTGCGCACCGTGGCCGAGGTGCGCCACGCCTTCAGCAAGTACGGCGGCAACATGGGCACCGAAGGCTCGGTCGCCTTCCAGTTCAAGCATGTGGGCCAGCTGCTGTTCGCGCCCGGCACCGAAGAGGACAAGCTGATGGAAGCGGCCCTGGAGGCCGGCGCCGACGACGTGCTCAGCCACGAGGACGGCTCCATCGAGGTGCTGACGCCTCCACACGATTTCGAATCCGTGCGCGATGCGCTCGCCCAGGCCGGCTTCAACGCCGAGATCGCCGAGGTGACCATGCGCGCGGAGAACACCGTCGATGTCGCGGGCGAAGACGCCGCGAAGATGCAGAAACTGCTCGACGTGCTGGAAGACCTGGACGACGTCCAGGAGGTATTCCACAACGCGGCTTTGTCCGAGTGA
- the rng gene encoding ribonuclease G — protein MQQDILINWAPQETRVAVVEHGAVQELHVERTLERGLVGNIYLGKVSRVLPGMQSAFIDIGMERAAFLHVADVWQGHAEGEMPQRQAQPLVPIEKQVFEGQALMVQVIKDAIGTKGARLSTQVSIAGRLLVYLPQDDHVGVSQKIPPEQRDALRTRLQALIGERAEGGGGGFILRTNAEDASDAQLADDIAYLRKTWNRIRQQALQLPPKSLLHQDLDLLQRVLRDLAGEETASIRIDSREQLKRMQDFSAEFMPAAANKLQLYSGERPIFDLYTVDEEIARALGRRVDLKSGGYLIVDQTEALTTIDVNTGGYVGARNFDDTIFKTNLEAAQAIARQLRLRNLGGMVIIDFIDMVREDHQTQVLAEFRKQLARDRVKTSSGGFSPLGLVEMTRKRTRESLAHMLCEPCPCCQSRGVVKTPRTVTYDILREILREARQFNPREFRVVASPRVVELFLDEESQHLAGLSDFIGKPISLQSEVAMGPEDYDIVLL, from the coding sequence ATGCAGCAAGACATCCTGATCAACTGGGCGCCACAGGAGACACGTGTGGCCGTCGTGGAGCACGGGGCGGTCCAGGAGCTTCACGTCGAACGCACGCTCGAGCGTGGCCTGGTCGGCAACATCTACCTGGGCAAGGTCTCGCGTGTGCTGCCCGGCATGCAGTCGGCCTTCATCGACATCGGCATGGAGCGTGCCGCCTTCCTGCATGTGGCCGACGTCTGGCAGGGCCACGCCGAGGGCGAGATGCCGCAGCGCCAGGCCCAGCCGCTGGTGCCGATTGAAAAACAGGTCTTCGAAGGCCAGGCGCTGATGGTGCAGGTCATCAAGGACGCCATCGGCACCAAGGGCGCGCGGCTATCGACCCAGGTGAGCATCGCCGGCCGGCTGCTGGTGTATCTGCCGCAGGACGACCATGTGGGTGTGTCGCAAAAGATTCCGCCGGAGCAGCGCGACGCCCTGCGCACCAGGCTGCAGGCGCTGATCGGCGAGCGCGCCGAAGGCGGTGGCGGCGGCTTCATCCTGCGCACCAATGCCGAAGACGCCAGCGATGCCCAGCTGGCCGACGACATCGCCTATCTGAGGAAGACCTGGAACCGTATCCGCCAGCAGGCCCTGCAGCTGCCGCCCAAGTCGCTGCTGCACCAGGACCTCGACCTGCTGCAGCGGGTGCTGCGCGACCTGGCGGGCGAGGAGACCGCCAGCATCCGCATCGACTCGCGCGAGCAGTTGAAGCGCATGCAGGATTTCAGCGCCGAATTCATGCCGGCGGCCGCCAACAAACTGCAGCTCTACAGCGGCGAGCGGCCGATCTTCGATCTCTACACCGTGGACGAGGAGATCGCCCGCGCGCTCGGCCGGCGGGTGGACTTGAAGTCCGGCGGCTATTTGATCGTCGACCAGACCGAGGCGCTGACCACCATCGACGTCAACACCGGCGGTTATGTGGGCGCGCGCAACTTCGACGACACCATCTTCAAGACCAACCTGGAAGCGGCCCAGGCCATCGCCCGCCAGCTGCGGCTGCGCAACCTGGGCGGCATGGTCATCATCGATTTCATCGACATGGTGCGGGAGGACCACCAGACGCAGGTGCTGGCCGAGTTCCGCAAGCAGCTCGCGCGCGACCGGGTGAAGACCTCCTCGGGCGGCTTCTCGCCGCTGGGCCTGGTCGAGATGACCCGCAAGCGCACCCGCGAGTCGCTGGCCCACATGCTGTGCGAGCCTTGCCCCTGCTGCCAGTCGCGCGGCGTGGTCAAGACACCGCGCACGGTGACCTACGACATCCTGCGCGAGATCCTGCGCGAGGCCCGCCAGTTCAATCCGCGCGAATTCCGGGTGGTGGCCTCGCCGCGGGTGGTGGAGCTGTTCCTGGACGAGGAGAGCCAGCACCTGGCCGGCCTGTCGGACTTCATCGGCAAGCCGATCTCGCTGCAGTCCGAGGTGGCGATGGGGCCGGAGGATTACGACATCGTCCTGCTCTGA
- a CDS encoding helicase HerA-like domain-containing protein encodes MTADLPVARNAHTTLALLPALANRHGLITGATGTGKTVTLQTLAQGFSRIGVPVFMADVKGDIVGISRPGAISPKLAATLAERGIEAPAPAACPTVFWDVFGTQGHPVRATISDMGPLLLGRMLGLNDTQSGVLDIVFKVADDRGLLLLDMKDLRALLQHIGENAAEFRTAYGNVSPASIGAIQRGLLQIESQGGNQFFGEPMLAIDDLLQTDPTTGHGNINLLAADKLLQSPRLYATFLLWLLSELFEHLPEIGDPEKPKLVFFFDEAHLLFDEAPPALVSRIELVVRLVRSKGVGIYFATQNPLDLPDSVLAQLGNRIQHALRAFTPRDQKAVRAVAETMRPNPGLDVQAAIGELATGEALLSLLDEKGRPSPTERAFVMPPASRIGPITPAERAETMKDSPVAGAYETPIDRESAYEVLRGRAPAATAPAPAGTPAPGTPATPTAPAGGGMMDSLNDLVFGHTGPRGGQHDGLAQVAARAAIRTIGTSVGREIVRGVLGSLFGAKKR; translated from the coding sequence ATGACCGCAGACCTGCCCGTTGCCCGCAACGCCCACACCACGCTGGCGCTGCTGCCGGCCCTGGCCAACCGCCACGGCCTGATCACCGGCGCCACCGGCACCGGCAAGACCGTCACCCTGCAGACCCTCGCCCAGGGCTTCTCGCGCATCGGCGTGCCGGTGTTCATGGCGGATGTGAAGGGCGACATCGTCGGCATCTCGCGGCCGGGCGCCATATCTCCCAAGCTGGCCGCCACGCTGGCCGAACGCGGCATCGAGGCGCCCGCGCCCGCCGCCTGCCCCACCGTCTTCTGGGACGTGTTCGGCACGCAGGGCCATCCGGTGCGCGCCACCATCTCCGACATGGGCCCGCTGCTGCTGGGCCGCATGCTGGGCCTGAACGACACGCAGTCGGGCGTGCTCGACATCGTCTTCAAGGTGGCCGACGACCGCGGCCTGCTGCTGCTCGACATGAAGGACCTGCGCGCGCTGCTGCAGCACATCGGCGAGAACGCGGCCGAGTTCCGCACCGCCTACGGCAATGTCAGCCCGGCCAGCATCGGCGCGATCCAGCGCGGGCTGCTGCAGATCGAATCGCAGGGCGGCAACCAGTTCTTCGGCGAGCCGATGCTGGCCATCGACGACCTGCTGCAGACCGACCCCACCACCGGCCACGGCAACATCAACCTGCTGGCGGCCGACAAGCTGCTGCAGTCGCCGCGCCTCTATGCCACCTTCCTGCTGTGGCTGCTGTCGGAGCTGTTCGAACACCTGCCCGAGATCGGCGACCCCGAGAAACCCAAGCTGGTCTTCTTCTTCGACGAGGCCCACCTGCTCTTCGACGAAGCGCCGCCCGCCCTGGTCTCGCGCATCGAACTGGTGGTGCGGCTGGTGCGCTCCAAGGGCGTGGGCATCTACTTCGCCACCCAGAATCCGCTGGACTTGCCTGACAGCGTGCTCGCCCAGCTCGGCAACCGCATCCAGCATGCCCTGCGCGCCTTCACCCCGCGCGATCAGAAGGCCGTGCGTGCCGTGGCCGAAACGATGCGCCCGAACCCCGGCCTGGACGTGCAGGCCGCCATCGGCGAACTGGCCACCGGCGAGGCGCTGCTCAGCCTGCTCGACGAGAAGGGCCGGCCCTCGCCCACTGAACGCGCCTTCGTGATGCCGCCGGCCAGCCGCATCGGGCCGATCACCCCGGCCGAGCGCGCCGAGACCATGAAGGATTCCCCGGTGGCCGGCGCCTACGAGACGCCCATCGACCGCGAATCCGCCTACGAAGTGCTGCGCGGCCGTGCACCCGCGGCGACCGCTCCCGCCCCGGCCGGCACCCCGGCGCCCGGCACGCCGGCCACGCCTACCGCCCCTGCCGGTGGCGGCATGATGGACAGCCTCAACGACCTCGTCTTCGGCCACACCGGCCCGCGCGGCGGCCAGCACGACGGCCTGGCCCAGGTGGCGGCCCGCGCCGCCATCCGCACCATAGGCACCAGCGTGGGCCGCGAGATCGTGCGCGGCGTGCTGGGCAGCCTGTTCGGCGCCAAGAAGCGCTGA
- a CDS encoding sterol desaturase family protein — protein sequence MNELLALGHAAVQWTSSHLIVPVLAQLPATLREAAGEPADIAEALLISLLQIGIIAFVMRPLESLAPAERWPHRKLAGLDRTYTLVMLLGLFPLFSFLVLTPMAHLLGASPAASGAQDEPTGLLAWVPWFGGHPWLLFALYYVVYDLTYYWMHRLQHELPWWWAMHSMHHSQRQMSCWANDRSHYLDGALQSIVLATVGLAMGVDTAQFALIVMISELVQSLSHANVRWGFGRIGGRLLVDPRFHRLHHMLRDPQRPQLHNCNFGQVLPWWDQLFGTALYGEPPRATGVSDPAVDADNGLGLVAQQWYTLRRFWAAVRCRDGWRLGEVSFDEKTLRPVRQDPGAGPH from the coding sequence ATGAATGAACTCCTCGCACTGGGCCATGCGGCCGTCCAGTGGACCTCCTCGCACCTGATCGTGCCCGTGCTGGCGCAACTGCCGGCCACCTTGCGTGAAGCCGCCGGCGAGCCGGCCGACATCGCCGAGGCCCTGCTGATCTCCCTGCTGCAGATCGGCATCATCGCCTTCGTGATGCGGCCGCTGGAATCGCTGGCGCCTGCCGAGCGCTGGCCGCACCGCAAGCTGGCCGGGCTGGACCGCACCTATACGCTGGTCATGCTGCTGGGGCTGTTCCCGCTGTTCAGCTTCCTGGTGCTGACGCCGATGGCGCATCTGCTGGGCGCATCGCCCGCGGCCTCGGGCGCGCAGGACGAGCCCACCGGCCTGCTGGCCTGGGTGCCCTGGTTCGGCGGCCATCCGTGGCTGCTGTTCGCGCTCTATTACGTGGTCTACGACCTGACGTATTACTGGATGCACCGGCTGCAGCACGAGCTGCCCTGGTGGTGGGCCATGCACAGCATGCACCACAGCCAGCGCCAGATGAGCTGCTGGGCCAACGACCGCAGCCACTATCTGGACGGCGCGCTGCAATCCATCGTGCTGGCGACGGTCGGCCTGGCCATGGGGGTGGACACCGCGCAGTTCGCGCTGATCGTGATGATCAGCGAGCTGGTGCAGAGCCTCTCGCATGCCAATGTGCGCTGGGGTTTCGGCCGCATCGGCGGACGGCTGCTGGTGGATCCGCGCTTTCACCGGCTGCACCACATGTTGCGCGATCCGCAGCGGCCGCAGCTGCACAACTGCAATTTCGGCCAGGTGCTGCCCTGGTGGGACCAGCTCTTCGGCACCGCGCTCTATGGCGAGCCGCCGCGCGCCACCGGCGTCAGCGATCCGGCGGTGGATGCCGACAACGGCCTGGGCCTGGTCGCCCAGCAGTGGTACACGCTGCGCCGCTTCTGGGCGGCGGTGCGCTGCCGCGACGGTTGGCGGCTGGGTGAGGTGTCCTTCGACGAGAAGACCCTGCGGCCGGTGCGCCAGGACCCCGGCGCCGGTCCGCACTGA
- the hemF gene encoding oxygen-dependent coproporphyrinogen oxidase: MTDTAGDMRAYLLGLQQRIVSALEAIETAAGGSVAFVTDPWTKAAGEPLQGDGVTRIVEGGAVFERAGCGFSHVRGERLPPSATEHRPQLAGAPFEAMGVSLVFHPRNPYVPTVHMNVRMISAGHPGQEPTRWFGGGMDLTPVYGFEDDAVHFHTVCRHALDPFGEDKYPRFKEWCDRYFFLKHRQEARGIGGIFFDDFAELGPERDRAMLEAVGDAFLAAYLPIVARRQHLPWGERETDFQRYRRGRYVEFNLVWDRGTHFGLQSGGRTESILLSMPPLAAWRYQFRPEPGSSEAALAERFLAPRDWI, from the coding sequence ATGACCGACACGGCCGGCGACATGCGCGCCTATCTCCTGGGATTGCAGCAGCGCATCGTCTCGGCCCTGGAAGCCATCGAAACCGCCGCCGGCGGCAGCGTGGCCTTCGTCACCGATCCGTGGACCAAGGCGGCGGGCGAGCCGCTGCAGGGCGATGGCGTCACCCGCATCGTCGAGGGCGGCGCCGTCTTCGAGCGCGCCGGCTGCGGTTTCTCGCATGTACGGGGCGAACGCCTGCCGCCTTCGGCCACCGAACACCGGCCGCAACTGGCCGGCGCGCCTTTCGAGGCGATGGGTGTCTCGCTGGTCTTCCATCCGCGCAACCCCTATGTGCCGACGGTGCACATGAACGTGCGCATGATCTCGGCCGGGCATCCGGGCCAGGAACCGACCCGCTGGTTCGGCGGCGGCATGGACCTCACGCCAGTCTACGGTTTCGAGGACGACGCGGTGCATTTCCACACCGTCTGCCGTCATGCGCTCGACCCCTTCGGCGAGGACAAGTACCCGCGCTTCAAGGAATGGTGCGACCGCTACTTCTTCCTCAAGCACCGCCAGGAAGCCCGCGGCATCGGCGGCATCTTCTTCGACGACTTCGCCGAACTCGGCCCCGAACGCGACCGCGCCATGCTCGAAGCCGTGGGCGATGCCTTCCTGGCCGCCTACCTGCCCATCGTGGCGCGCCGCCAGCACCTGCCCTGGGGCGAGCGCGAAACCGACTTCCAGCGCTACCGGCGCGGCCGCTATGTGGAATTCAACCTGGTGTGGGACCGCGGCACGCATTTCGGCCTGCAGTCGGGCGGCCGCACCGAATCCATCCTGCTGTCCATGCCGCCGCTGGCGGCCTGGCGCTACCAGTTCCGGCCGGAGCCGGGCTCGTCCGAGGCAGCGCTCGCCGAGCGTTTCCTGGCGCCCCGGGACTGGATCTGA
- the upp gene encoding uracil phosphoribosyltransferase, giving the protein MSQVHLLDHPLLQHKLTLMRRKDASTNSFRRLLGEISSMMAYELTRDMALQPIEIETPLEASTGMVIDGKKLVFVSILRAGNGILDGMLSVVPGARVGHIGLYRDPQTLTAVEYYFKMPSEMQEREVIVVDPMLATGNSAIAAVQRLKELNPKSIKFCCLLTCPEGVAAMQQAHPDVDIYTAAIDRGLDEHGYIRPGLGDAGDRIFGTK; this is encoded by the coding sequence ATGTCCCAAGTCCACCTCCTCGACCACCCGCTCCTGCAGCACAAGCTCACCCTGATGCGCCGCAAGGATGCGTCCACCAACAGCTTCCGCCGCCTGCTGGGCGAGATCTCCTCAATGATGGCCTACGAGCTGACGCGCGACATGGCGCTGCAGCCCATCGAGATCGAGACCCCGCTCGAAGCCAGCACCGGCATGGTGATCGACGGCAAGAAGCTGGTCTTCGTCTCCATCCTGCGCGCCGGCAACGGCATCCTCGACGGCATGCTGTCGGTGGTGCCGGGCGCCCGCGTCGGCCACATCGGCCTGTACCGCGACCCGCAGACGCTGACCGCCGTCGAGTACTACTTCAAGATGCCCAGCGAGATGCAGGAGCGCGAGGTGATCGTGGTCGATCCGATGCTGGCCACCGGCAACTCGGCCATCGCGGCGGTGCAGCGGCTGAAGGAACTCAACCCCAAGTCGATCAAGTTCTGCTGCCTGCTGACCTGCCCGGAAGGCGTGGCGGCGATGCAGCAGGCGCATCCCGACGTGGACATCTACACGGCCGCCATCGACCGCGGCCTGGATGAGCATGGCTACATCCGCCCCGGCCTGGGCGACGCGGGCGACCGCATCTTCGGCACGAAATAA
- the rlmH gene encoding 23S rRNA (pseudouridine(1915)-N(3))-methyltransferase RlmH → MKLSIVAVGQRMPAWAQTAYDDYAKRFPPELRVDIKTVKTEPRGSKTLETLYQAERGRIEAAIARGTRIVVLDERGTSLTTAALAARLTAWQREGDDVALVIGGPDGLDPAFRAAAHERIRLSDLTLPHAMARVLLIEQLYRAWSLNAGHPYHRE, encoded by the coding sequence TTGAAGCTGTCCATCGTCGCCGTCGGCCAGCGCATGCCGGCCTGGGCGCAGACGGCTTACGACGACTACGCCAAGCGTTTTCCACCCGAGCTGCGGGTGGACATCAAGACCGTCAAGACCGAGCCGCGCGGCTCCAAGACGCTGGAGACGCTCTACCAGGCCGAGCGCGGCCGCATTGAGGCGGCCATCGCGCGCGGCACCCGCATCGTGGTGCTGGACGAACGCGGCACCTCGCTGACCACCGCCGCCCTGGCCGCCCGGCTCACCGCCTGGCAGCGCGAGGGCGACGACGTGGCGCTGGTGATCGGCGGGCCGGACGGGCTGGATCCGGCCTTCCGCGCCGCCGCCCACGAGCGCATCCGCCTGTCCGACCTGACCCTGCCGCATGCGATGGCCCGGGTGCTGCTGATCGAACAGCTCTACCGCGCCTGGTCGCTCAACGCCGGCCATCCCTATCACCGGGAGTGA
- the rsfS gene encoding ribosome silencing factor, whose translation MSTTPKTESAAKKDVQKLQRAIVDGLEDVKAQDIRVFNTEHLSPLFERVIVASGTSNRQTKALATSVRDAVREAGFDKPRTEGEENGEWIIVDCGAAVAHIMQPAIRQYYHLEEIWGDTPVKVLTAAGKAAAKKAATAAGSKTAEAAAKPAPAAKTAKAGKEPIPDLKKRRSRSAALADDIVYPPPRPNQAESRKPAAEKPPTLAAAKKAAAKKVVAKKAAPAPVAKPRGKVLVVGEVPKRAAAKTATKTAGSRPRPSRPPARRRPARPRAPKP comes from the coding sequence ATGAGTACCACTCCCAAGACGGAATCCGCCGCCAAAAAAGACGTCCAGAAACTCCAGCGCGCCATCGTCGATGGCCTGGAAGACGTCAAGGCGCAGGACATCCGGGTGTTCAACACCGAGCACCTGTCGCCGCTTTTCGAGCGTGTGATCGTGGCCTCCGGCACCTCCAACCGGCAGACCAAGGCGCTGGCCACCAGCGTGCGCGACGCGGTGCGTGAGGCCGGCTTCGACAAGCCGCGCACCGAGGGCGAGGAGAACGGCGAGTGGATCATCGTGGACTGCGGCGCCGCCGTGGCGCACATCATGCAGCCCGCCATCCGCCAGTACTACCACCTGGAGGAGATCTGGGGCGATACGCCGGTGAAGGTGCTGACGGCTGCCGGCAAGGCTGCCGCCAAGAAGGCCGCGACCGCCGCCGGCAGCAAGACCGCCGAAGCCGCAGCCAAGCCGGCGCCCGCGGCCAAGACCGCCAAGGCCGGCAAGGAGCCGATCCCCGATCTGAAGAAGCGCCGCAGCCGCTCCGCCGCGCTGGCCGACGACATCGTCTACCCGCCGCCGCGTCCGAACCAGGCCGAGAGCCGCAAGCCCGCAGCCGAGAAGCCGCCCACCCTGGCGGCTGCCAAGAAGGCCGCCGCGAAGAAGGTCGTGGCCAAGAAGGCGGCACCTGCTCCGGTGGCCAAGCCGCGCGGCAAGGTGCTGGTGGTGGGCGAGGTGCCCAAGCGCGCAGCGGCCAAGACGGCCACCAAGACGGCGGGCAGCCGCCCGCGGCCAAGTCGCCCGCCCGCAAGGCGCCGGCCCGCAAGACCCCGCGCGCCTAAGCCTTGA
- the msbA gene encoding lipid A export permease/ATP-binding protein MsbA, whose amino-acid sequence MQSSQDNGPAAAPSAAASSAAIPLTLLGRLRRLARYFGLHKAAWALAIAATIVAAVTEPLIPALMKPLLDRGFTQGRLDLWAVPVAVIGLFAVRGMAQFASQYALAQIANEGMIALRRDLFERLLAAEMALFSRQSASSLSNTVVYEVQTGATLVVQALLGLSRDGFTMIALLFYLLWLNWQLTLVVGLVIPGVAWIMKTLSRRLYQVTKASQKATDDLAYVVEENVLAHRMVRLHGAQQVQKQRFNDLAGRLRGLAIKSTVASAAMTPLTQLLAAAALSAVIVIALWQGRIGDDPKGVTVGGFVAFITAMLMLIAPIRRLAEIANPVTRGVAALERGLALLGDTADEPSGQWKPDPAQAQTGPLIEWRNVRVAYRDTAAPALDGVDLTVRQGEVVAFVGPSGSGKTTLINLLPRFVLPSDGSVRVRGQDVAEWHTQSLREQFAMVSQDVVMFNDTVAANIAMGAPQDRERLQRCLEDANLAEHVARMPQGMDTLVGHNASELSGGQRQRLAIARALYKDAPILILDEATSALDTGSERLVQQALQRVMQGRTTLVVAHRLSTIEHADRVVVMQHGRIVEQGTHAQLLSADGLYARLHTPAAGMPAI is encoded by the coding sequence ATGCAGAGTTCCCAAGACAACGGCCCGGCGGCCGCCCCATCGGCCGCAGCATCCAGCGCAGCCATCCCGCTCACCTTGCTGGGCCGTTTGCGCAGGCTGGCGCGCTATTTCGGGCTGCACAAGGCGGCCTGGGCGCTGGCGATCGCCGCGACCATCGTGGCGGCGGTGACCGAGCCGCTGATCCCCGCCCTGATGAAACCGCTGCTGGACCGCGGCTTCACCCAGGGCCGGCTCGACCTGTGGGCGGTGCCGGTGGCGGTGATCGGGCTGTTCGCGGTGCGCGGCATGGCGCAGTTCGCTTCCCAGTACGCACTCGCGCAGATCGCCAACGAGGGCATGATCGCCCTGCGCCGCGATCTGTTCGAACGGTTGCTCGCGGCCGAGATGGCGCTGTTCTCGCGCCAGTCGGCGAGTTCGCTGTCCAACACCGTGGTCTACGAAGTGCAGACCGGCGCCACGCTGGTGGTGCAGGCCCTGCTGGGGCTGTCGCGCGACGGCTTCACCATGATCGCCCTGCTCTTCTACCTGCTGTGGCTCAACTGGCAGCTGACGCTGGTGGTGGGCCTGGTGATCCCGGGCGTGGCCTGGATCATGAAGACCCTCTCGCGCCGCCTCTACCAGGTCACCAAGGCCAGCCAGAAAGCCACCGACGACCTGGCCTATGTGGTCGAGGAGAACGTGCTGGCCCACCGCATGGTGCGGCTGCACGGCGCGCAGCAGGTGCAGAAGCAGCGTTTCAACGACCTGGCCGGGCGGCTGCGCGGGCTGGCCATCAAGTCCACCGTGGCCTCGGCCGCGATGACGCCGCTGACGCAGCTGCTGGCCGCGGCTGCGCTGTCGGCGGTGATCGTGATCGCGCTCTGGCAGGGCCGCATCGGCGACGACCCCAAGGGCGTGACGGTGGGCGGCTTCGTCGCCTTCATCACCGCGATGCTGATGTTGATCGCGCCGATCCGCCGGCTCGCCGAGATCGCCAACCCGGTCACCCGCGGCGTGGCGGCGCTGGAGCGCGGCCTGGCGCTGCTGGGCGACACCGCCGACGAACCGAGCGGCCAGTGGAAGCCCGACCCGGCCCAGGCCCAGACCGGTCCGCTGATCGAGTGGCGCAATGTGCGTGTGGCCTACCGCGACACCGCCGCGCCCGCGCTGGACGGGGTGGACCTGACGGTGCGCCAGGGCGAGGTGGTCGCCTTCGTCGGCCCCTCGGGCTCGGGCAAGACCACCCTGATCAACCTGCTGCCGCGTTTCGTGCTGCCCAGCGACGGCTCGGTGCGGGTGCGCGGCCAGGACGTCGCCGAGTGGCATACGCAGTCGCTGCGCGAGCAGTTCGCCATGGTCAGCCAGGATGTGGTGATGTTCAACGACACGGTGGCCGCCAACATCGCCATGGGCGCGCCGCAGGACCGCGAGCGCCTGCAGCGCTGCCTGGAAGACGCCAACCTGGCCGAACACGTGGCCCGCATGCCGCAGGGCATGGACACGCTGGTGGGCCACAACGCCTCCGAACTCTCCGGCGGCCAGCGCCAGCGCCTGGCCATCGCACGCGCGCTTTACAAGGACGCGCCCATCCTGATACTGGACGAGGCCACCTCGGCGCTGGACACCGGCTCCGAGCGCCTGGTGCAGCAGGCCCTGCAGCGGGTGATGCAGGGCCGCACCACCCTGGTGGTGGCGCACCGGCTGTCGACCATCGAGCATGCCGACCGGGTGGTGGTGATGCAGCACGGCCGCATCGTCGAACAGGGCACGCATGCCCAGCTGCTCAGCGCCGACGGCCTGTATGCCCGGCTGCACACGCCGGCGGCCGGCATGCCGGCGATCTGA
- a CDS encoding Maf family protein, which yields MKPPPFLYLASQSPRRSQLLEQLGVEHRVLTASGDEEDAEALEAVLPGEAPRRYVQRVTALKLDAAVARLARRGLQDAPLLCADTTVAMGGRIYGKPQDAQDAQRMLSELAGGTHRVLTAVAVQSGAQRWQALCESRVSFAPLDADRLLAYVASGEPMGKAGAYGIQGRAAAFIQQISGSYTGIMGLPLFETAGLLRQAGFAV from the coding sequence ATGAAGCCACCGCCATTCCTCTATCTCGCTTCCCAAAGCCCTCGCCGAAGCCAGTTGCTCGAGCAGCTCGGCGTGGAACATCGCGTCCTCACGGCCTCCGGCGATGAGGAAGATGCAGAAGCGCTGGAAGCAGTGCTGCCCGGCGAGGCGCCACGTCGCTACGTGCAGCGCGTCACGGCGCTCAAGCTCGACGCGGCAGTGGCGCGGCTGGCGCGACGCGGCCTGCAGGATGCTCCGCTGCTCTGCGCCGACACCACGGTGGCGATGGGCGGCCGCATCTACGGCAAGCCGCAGGACGCCCAGGATGCGCAGCGCATGCTGAGCGAGCTGGCCGGCGGCACGCACCGGGTGCTGACTGCGGTGGCGGTGCAGTCCGGAGCGCAGCGCTGGCAGGCGCTCTGCGAATCCCGCGTGTCCTTCGCGCCGCTCGATGCCGACCGGCTGCTCGCCTATGTCGCCAGCGGCGAACCGATGGGCAAGGCGGGCGCCTACGGCATCCAGGGCCGGGCAGCGGCCTTCATCCAGCAGATTTCCGGCAGCTACACCGGCATCATGGGGCTGCCGCTGTTCGAGACGGCCGGGCTGCTGCGGCAGGCCGGATTCGCCGTCTGA